From Hoplias malabaricus isolate fHopMal1 chromosome 11, fHopMal1.hap1, whole genome shotgun sequence, a single genomic window includes:
- the si:ch211-242e8.1 gene encoding uncharacterized protein si:ch211-242e8.1 isoform X2, with product MLRVPPRRHRVRMRSVWPLLWSMCGLSAGAPTAHGASLSPILLVSTVATPTEEQTTPTEPLRTNDTGGLSCVSLLPPRRGSYYVEQGTGVSVGSILVFWCREGYQLVGSEKISCTVRAGVPRWSNYLPVCESIPKPDDQGLRMALLVSVVSGVVILVMTVSFIVCCIQERMSKKKEKHRAGRSRRREKRRSRSQRSPSWLVREELDWEAFPPPKIFSVSQRFERAVPPGSPLYPGVTRGYENRGSQESLLRSPHPGVFHTDSQVYPHLVLQRVQTAPNPESSPTTPVYLHVSTPPKAKTQRRPPVVRP from the exons ATGCTGCGCGTGCCGCCCCGGAGGCACCGTGTGAGGATGCGGTCAGTGTGGCCGCTGCTGTGGTCAATGTGTGGGCTCAGCGCGGGCGCTCCCACTGCCCACGGAGCCTCACTCAGCCCCATCCTGCTCGTGAGCACCGTGGCCACACCCACGGAGGAACAGACCACGCCCACCGAACCTCTCCGCACCAACGACACAG GTGGTTTGAGCTGTGTGTCTCTGCTTCCTCCACGGAGAGGATCCTACTATGTGGAGCAAGGTACTGGCGTTTCTGTGGGGTCAATCCTGGTGTTCTGGTGCCGGGAGGGCTATCAACTGGTGGGCAGTGAGAAGATCAGCTGCACTGTGCGTGCAGGCGTCCCTCGCTGGAGCAACTACCTGCCCGTCTGTGAAA GCATCCCAAAGCCAGATGACCAGGGTCTGCGCATGGCCCTGCTAgtgtctgtggtcagtggagtggTCATCCTGGTCATGACTGTGTCCTTCATTGTGTGCTGCATCCAGGAGCGCATGAgcaagaaaaaggaaaaacatcGGGCAGGCAGAAGCAG GCGAAGAGAAAAGCGGCGTTCAAGATCCCAGAGAAGTCCATCATGGTTAGTCCGGGAAGAGCTGGATTGGGAAGCATTCCCACCTCCGAAAATTTTCAGCGTGTCACAGCGTTTTGAGCGAGCTGTCCCTCCTGGGAGTCCTCTTTATCCTGGGGTCACCAGAGGCTACGAGAACAGAGG GAGTCAGGAAAGTCTGCTGAGGAGCCCTCATCCAGGCGTTTTTCACACAGACAGCCAGGTCTACCCTCACCTGGTTCTCCAGAGGGTCCAAACAGCTCCAAACCCTGAATCCAGCCCCACAACCCCAGTCTACCTGCATGTCTCCACTCCCCCCAAGGCCAAGACCCAGCGCCGTCCACCTGTAGTCCGTCCATAG
- the si:ch211-242e8.1 gene encoding uncharacterized protein si:ch211-242e8.1 isoform X1, translated as MLRVPPRRHRVRMRSVWPLLWSMCGLSAGAPTAHGASLSPILLVSTVATPTEEQTTPTEPLRTNDTGGLSCVSLLPPRRGSYYVEQGTGVSVGSILVFWCREGYQLVGSEKISCTVRAGVPRWSNYLPVCESIPKPDDQGLRMALLVSVVSGVVILVMTVSFIVCCIQERMSKKKEKHRAGRSRRREKRRSRSQRSPSWLVREELDWEAFPPPKIFSVSQRFERAVPPGSPLYPGVTRGYENRGYERSQESLLRSPHPGVFHTDSQVYPHLVLQRVQTAPNPESSPTTPVYLHVSTPPKAKTQRRPPVVRP; from the exons ATGCTGCGCGTGCCGCCCCGGAGGCACCGTGTGAGGATGCGGTCAGTGTGGCCGCTGCTGTGGTCAATGTGTGGGCTCAGCGCGGGCGCTCCCACTGCCCACGGAGCCTCACTCAGCCCCATCCTGCTCGTGAGCACCGTGGCCACACCCACGGAGGAACAGACCACGCCCACCGAACCTCTCCGCACCAACGACACAG GTGGTTTGAGCTGTGTGTCTCTGCTTCCTCCACGGAGAGGATCCTACTATGTGGAGCAAGGTACTGGCGTTTCTGTGGGGTCAATCCTGGTGTTCTGGTGCCGGGAGGGCTATCAACTGGTGGGCAGTGAGAAGATCAGCTGCACTGTGCGTGCAGGCGTCCCTCGCTGGAGCAACTACCTGCCCGTCTGTGAAA GCATCCCAAAGCCAGATGACCAGGGTCTGCGCATGGCCCTGCTAgtgtctgtggtcagtggagtggTCATCCTGGTCATGACTGTGTCCTTCATTGTGTGCTGCATCCAGGAGCGCATGAgcaagaaaaaggaaaaacatcGGGCAGGCAGAAGCAG GCGAAGAGAAAAGCGGCGTTCAAGATCCCAGAGAAGTCCATCATGGTTAGTCCGGGAAGAGCTGGATTGGGAAGCATTCCCACCTCCGAAAATTTTCAGCGTGTCACAGCGTTTTGAGCGAGCTGTCCCTCCTGGGAGTCCTCTTTATCCTGGGGTCACCAGAGGCTACGAGAACAGAGGGTACGAGAG GAGTCAGGAAAGTCTGCTGAGGAGCCCTCATCCAGGCGTTTTTCACACAGACAGCCAGGTCTACCCTCACCTGGTTCTCCAGAGGGTCCAAACAGCTCCAAACCCTGAATCCAGCCCCACAACCCCAGTCTACCTGCATGTCTCCACTCCCCCCAAGGCCAAGACCCAGCGCCGTCCACCTGTAGTCCGTCCATAG
- the akip1 gene encoding A-kinase-interacting protein 1, translating into MKKPSMAAQSWWETSLQRSSRLGREVLERAKRRSVDWPNERRPNQKHSEKEERRQVLEDPCVSASLDQAFDRIVQHMSETSRQCKNFYHTVGAAKVSEKEKTHMCRFHTPQLLQATSRCQPTTMTSTRVHYTGLSEPEDFLIEVSPGTYAITAEMQDAGPQTRVVHINAGESKNLRFDL; encoded by the exons ATGAAGAAGCCATCCATGGCAGCTCAGTCCTGGTGGGAGACTTCACTTCAGCGCTCATCTAGACTTGGACGTGAGGTACTAGAAAGGGCTAAAAGACGGTCCGTGGACTGGCCAAATGAAAGACGGCCAAACCAGAAGCACAGTGAAAAAGAAGAACGCAGACAG GTCCTGGAAGACCCCTGTGTCAGTGCAAGCTTGGACCAAGCTTTTGACAGAATAGTCCAGCACATGTCAGAAACTTCACGTCAGTGCAAG AACTTCTACCATACTGTAGGTGCAGCGAAGGttagtgagaaagagaaaacccacatgtgTCGCTTCCACACTCCGCAGCTGCTGCAGGCTACAAGTAGATGTCAGCCAACAACCATGACTTCCACAAGAGTTCATTACACT GGTTTGTCTGAGCCAGAGGATTTCTTGATTGAAGTGTCTCCAGGAACTTATGCCATAACAGCAGAAATGCAGGACGCCGGACCCCAGACCAGAGTGGTGCACATCAATGCAGGGGAGAGCAAAAATCTCAGATTTGACCTCTGA